The Coffea arabica cultivar ET-39 chromosome 10e, Coffea Arabica ET-39 HiFi, whole genome shotgun sequence region GCAAGCGAGTCTTTTgccatattttttttataattttaactatagtaacttttaaaaaaaatttcaacatttttaAAAGACACGcctcaaaataataaaaaacataccaaaaaaatttcttcatttctttcttcatttttttcccacCACCTCTATCATCCATCGCTTGTCGACACCTACATCAACAccctttttttcctcttttttttctctctctctcttcttttcctttctttttccttctcctcTCTTTCCTCCTCCTTCTCTCCCTTCACGTGGCTTCCCTCCCCCTTCCCCATCCCCTTTAGTCACGTGACCAATTGTACGACCAAATTTGGTCACACGACTAGAGGTGGGGGTAGGGGAAGGAAAAGGGGCGGGGGGAAGAGAGaaatgagaaagaaagagagaggagaggaagggatggaggaggaggaaggaagaaagaaagggaagaggaggaaaatggagagagaagaaggaaaaaaggagggaggagaagagaggaaaaaaaaatggtgggtGAGATGGTGGCAATCGACGGCAATAGCGTCTAGTGGCTGGCagtcaatgttttgaaaatcggaccgAACTGATTGGTTCGATCGATTGAACCGCGAACCCGACATGTCTCCAGTCCGGTTCAACTAAAAACCCAAAGAATTAATTGAACCGGTAAAAATCGAGAGGTTCAACTGATTtttattaagtatttattttttaaaataaatattttagttttattcaaaatttttaatactaaaatgaataaaaaattattaaactttTGAACTGGAGTCGAATCGGTTGAACCGATCGAACCGTGAACCGAAAGATTTTTCGGTTCACTCTCCGGTTCGGATTTAAAAACATTGTTGGCAGTGGGAAgtgagggaggaagaagaagaaagggaaaaggaaaaaaaaaataaaggaaaaaaataaagagaaaagaaaaaaagtttctCCAAATCCTTAATATTATAAAAGTTTCCTACAACTTCTataataaattacaataaaattttatacaaacatctaagaaaaattattagaaTCATAATAGTGAAGCTGGAACTTAGAAGTGGCACAAGTGTGAAATCAGAAAGTGACTCTTAATAGTTTCATTTGCAAGGAAACTTTTTGGTTAGTAACATAAGGCTaaacaaatatacatatttcgCTTCAGAAAGAAGAATAAAACTGAGCAAGTTTACATGTTTCTCCATGCCACCTAGCTACTCTACACCATTGATAATCACCATTTCCCTAGATCCATCTCAATCCCCACCGTTATACCAAGTTCTGTTACATATTTGATCTTAAACAAAGATATGAATGAGTATAATCAGGTCAAAATAATTCTAGCTTTTTGTTTAACTTGTTTATTGGTTCAATTGAGTACAAGCGAGTTTAGTTTTACGGATCCAAACTTGAGTTTAGTCCGtgtgagtgagttaaatttTATCCAGCCAAAATTGAAAACTTGAATAAAGACCATAAGATATTCATGTCTATAAGTTGTTAGCGGGTGATCTACAAAAGCTTCTGCAAGTGATCTATGATTTCAAAAACATTTTCTGAGCTATAATAGTGATTGGAGTTGAATCAATCTAAACTTTCGGGGGGAGAGATGGATTGAAAGACACAGCAAAAAAGAGTATAAGTGAGAGGTCATGAGTTTGAAATTTCtcacttacactaaaaaaaaaaaaagtgtctaGGAAATCAAACTCTAATAAAATCCCTTATCAAATTGATACTTCATCCGactagagaggaaaaaaaactcatttctagaaaaagttttcaaaaatattctcatgacttatttttaattatttttatacctcacatacatcatgtattttttataaaaaaaaaactctaactCAAAAAAAATTGATATGAATCGAAAAGATTACTATGatgtcaaaaacaaaaaaaactatATCTTAAGAAAAAGATTTAATGTGACATTTAAAATGTGAACTTTGTCAGTACCAATATCTTTGTTAAATTTTGATATCTATCATTTTGGATTCTtccaccaaaaaaaagaaaggaaaaaaatccaaataggaGTAGTGTAGAACTTTGGATTCTAGTACGACTCAACATTCACTGAACCACTCTGCTCTAAGCTCTTGCTCTCGTGTCAACACCTAACCTCCACACATTACCTGAAGGCCTAAGATCTTATGCATCGTATTGTTCTCCCGCACACAGTCCCGCATTGCAAATACACCACCGCAACAGTTACAAGCCtccaaaaacaaacaaacaaacaaatctCACTactcttttttcctctttgcCATATTCTACATTTGATTCCATCTATCCCTTTCTAGTATGAACTAAAAACCACAGCCTATCTCCATCCTCATCCCTTCTACCCGCCCCTACTAGGAATAAAAAGCCaaacccaaaaagaaagaaaaaaaacagcTTTACAGTTTACTCCACCCATTAGTCTACTCACTAGCGAAAAATCTATGGCTGAGCAAACCCCAGAGCCCACCAGGGCTGAGCAAGAAGCACCAGAACCGGCATCAGCATCAGGAGTGGTGGAAGAAGTAGCAGAGCCAGCACTTGCATCAGCTGATGTTGAAGTCCCGGTACCAACACCAACTGCTGCTATGGCAGCGGTTACGGTGGTGGAGAAAGAGGTGTCATTATCCCTTGCTCAACCAGCAGTACCGCTGGCTGAGGAGAAAGCTTCTGTTAGTTCGACAATGAAAGAAGTTTCAACGTCTAAACCATTAGCGGAAGCTTTAGCAGAGCCTCAGGAGTCTGGTTTTCCGCAGCCGCTGCCGCCGCCGCCAGGGCAAGCTGAGGTAGTTATAGAAGCTGAAATTTCGAAGACAGATGAAGGGAAAAATGGTGATCCATTTTCCTGGATTTTTTTCAAAGAAGAGAGTAATATTGTCGCAGATCTCACTGATTTTCAGAGGAAAGCGCTTGAAGAGTTCAAATCTTTCGTTCAAAAAGCACTCAATAACAAAACTTTCACCACCCCATTTTCGCAAAAAGCTCAAGAAGCTTCATCTTAGTCCTCAGAAGTGAAAACCCAAGTGGTGGAAGAAGCTGGAAAGTCCTCAGAAATTAGCTTGCCAGAGGAAGTATCCATTTGGGGCGTGCCGTTGATGGAAGATGACAGGACTGATATGATTCTGTTAAAATTCTTGCGTGCGCGAGATTTCGATGTTAGGAAGGCGTTTGTGATGTTGAAAAACACGATTATTTGGAGAAACAACTACAATATTGATGGCCTTATTGATGAAGATCTCGGGGATGATCTCGAGAAAGTTGTTTTTATGCACGACCATGATAAAGACGGGCACCCTGTTTGCTATAACGTATATGGGGAGTTTCAGAATAAGGAGTTGTATAACAAGACATTTGCTGATGAGGAGAAGAGGAGGAGGTTTTTGAGATGGAGGATTCAGTTCTAGGAGAGGAGTATTAGGAAGTTGGACTTTAGGCCTAGCAGGATTAATACTATATTTCAGGTTAGCGACGTTAAGAATTCACCTGAACCTGGGAAACGCGAACTTAGGATTGCCACAAGGCAAGCTTTGCTCTTGCTTCAGGACAACTATCCAGAATTTGTGGCAAAACAGGTATCTTGTAAATTTTGGTCATTTGTTATTGAACTAGAGGGATATTTCTATATTATGGATGGACTTGTTTTTTCTTTGGTCAATAGGATAACTTTTTGAGCTTGTGTTTATCTGATGGTTAGCGTGATAAAGACAAATATTGTAAGAGAATATCTTGAGGTTCAAATTAGGGAAGCTATAGGAAGATGAACTTAAGACCTAATAATTTGCATTATAATCCTGTTACTACTAGAAATGGTCCTCATCATCTTCACTGAACATGCTAAAAGAGCCACTTCTTGAGGTTCAAAATAGGGAAGCAATAGGAAGATGAACTGAAGGACCTAATAATTTGCATTATAATCTTGTTACTACTAGAAATGGTTCTCATTATCTTCATTGGACATGCTGAAAGGGTCACTTCTTGTGCCATTTTTGGCGTATTGACATGTTAATTGCAGATATTCTCCATGCTCATGCATTGGGAAATTATTAGATATATCCATTTGTATGTTCTGCACTATGCTTGGTGCCAGTTACCATGCTTTTTTCAGAGAATTTCTTGTATACATACGCCTCAAGCATTTTAGTTTGGCAATTAATTGTTAATAATCAAAATGATATGCTCTTGATAGTCAAGATTCTGTAGTTGCAGCA contains the following coding sequences:
- the LOC113711248 gene encoding uncharacterized protein, with the translated sequence MAEQTPEPTRAEQEAPEPASASGVVEEVAEPALASADVEVPVPTPTAAMAAVTVVEKEVSLSLAQPAVPLAEEKASVSSTMKEVSTSKPLAEALAEPQESGFPQPLPPPPGQAEVVIEAEISKTDEGKNGDPFSWIFFKEESNIVADLTDFQRKALEEFKSFVQKALNNKTFTTPFSQKAQEASS